The Kutzneria kofuensis genome has a window encoding:
- a CDS encoding Hsp20/alpha crystallin family protein — MAKPVRRQHGLLPDLIDWAESFPSVFGLRPAPGMRVEDFVEDGMYVVRAELPGIDPAKDVTITVHDRLLTISAERAEETTEKNHSEFRYGSFSRTVSLPAEAREEEIKAGYADGILTVRVPVDETATPHRKIEIETGDKG; from the coding sequence ATGGCCAAGCCGGTCCGCAGGCAGCACGGCCTGCTGCCGGACCTGATCGACTGGGCCGAGTCCTTCCCGTCCGTGTTCGGGTTGCGGCCGGCGCCGGGCATGCGGGTGGAGGACTTCGTCGAGGACGGCATGTACGTGGTGCGCGCCGAGTTGCCGGGCATCGACCCGGCCAAGGACGTCACGATCACCGTCCACGACCGGCTGCTGACGATCAGCGCCGAGCGCGCCGAGGAGACGACCGAGAAGAACCATTCCGAGTTCCGCTACGGCTCCTTCTCGCGCACCGTCTCGCTGCCCGCCGAGGCGAGGGAGGAGGAGATCAAGGCCGGCTACGCCGACGGAATCCTCACCGTGAGGGTGCCCGTCGACGAGACGGCCACCCCCCACCGCAAGATCGAGATCGAGACCGGGGACAAGGGCTGA
- a CDS encoding response regulator, with the protein MTIGVFLVDDHEIVRRGISDLLEGETDLEVVGEASTVAETLVRVPAAQPQVAVLDVRLPDGNGVELCRELRSAMPQLQCLMLTSFSDDDALFDAIMAGAAGFLLKQVLGSDLVNAIRTIAGGQSLLDTHTTSALLARLRRDQEQRTDPLAVLSDQERVVLELIGEGLTNRQIAERMYLAEKTVKNYVSHLLAKLGMQRRTQAAVLATELKDKRNS; encoded by the coding sequence ATGACCATTGGCGTGTTCCTCGTCGACGACCACGAGATCGTCCGACGCGGAATCTCCGACCTGCTCGAAGGCGAGACCGACCTCGAGGTCGTCGGCGAGGCCTCCACCGTCGCCGAGACCCTCGTCCGGGTCCCCGCCGCGCAACCCCAGGTCGCCGTGCTCGACGTGCGGCTACCCGACGGCAACGGCGTCGAACTCTGCCGCGAACTGCGCTCCGCCATGCCACAACTGCAGTGCCTCATGCTCACGTCGTTCTCCGACGACGACGCCCTGTTCGACGCCATCATGGCCGGCGCCGCCGGCTTCCTGCTCAAACAGGTGTTGGGCAGCGACCTGGTCAACGCCATCCGCACCATCGCCGGCGGCCAGTCCCTGCTCGACACCCACACCACCTCCGCCCTGCTCGCCCGCCTGCGCCGCGACCAGGAACAACGCACCGACCCCCTGGCCGTGCTGTCCGACCAGGAACGCGTCGTGCTGGAGCTCATCGGCGAGGGCCTGACCAACCGCCAGATCGCCGAACGCATGTACCTGGCCGAGAAGACCGTCAAGAACTACGTCTCCCACCTGCTGGCCAAACTCGGCATGCAACGCCGCACCCAGGCGGCGGTGTTGGCCACCGAGCTGAAGGACAAACGCAACTCCTAG
- a CDS encoding MFS transporter: protein MTRTGAAELVLPLALAQFVASYAATNMNVAISTIASDIGTTVIGIQTTITLFTLTMASLMIPGSKLTDIWGRKVCFIGGLAVYGVGAVLASQAGGLGLMILGYSLLEGIGSALLIPPIYILITVSFDDIGTRARNFGVVSGAAGLGAAAGPLIGGLVTSFVSWRASFLLQALVVLSIVVLARHLADPPRPEPPPRFDLLGAVLSAAGLFLVVFGILRTGTYGWFVARTDFTVAGTVIIPAGGPSPVWIYIGIGVAVLALLVAHLRARERAGRDPLFSVTLFRDRTTCLGLTTQHLQWLVLQGSFFVISVFLQQVRGFDAIGTGLMLLPATVGILLSSAAAERLARRHSQRRLVRGGFVTTIAGMALLLALVRDDSGVLTFVPGLFLTGAGIGIMLTASVNVVQSNSPAELQGDISGLSRSVSNLGSSMGTALAGSVLVGAAHPGGGPFALALGVLGVVAVVGLVAAILLPRPAARD from the coding sequence GGCCGAACTGGTGCTGCCGCTCGCGCTCGCCCAGTTCGTCGCCAGCTACGCCGCGACCAACATGAACGTGGCCATCAGCACGATCGCGTCGGACATCGGCACGACGGTGATCGGCATCCAGACCACGATCACGCTGTTCACCCTGACCATGGCGTCGCTGATGATCCCGGGCAGCAAGCTGACCGACATCTGGGGCCGCAAGGTGTGCTTCATCGGCGGCCTGGCCGTGTACGGCGTCGGTGCGGTGCTCGCTTCCCAGGCCGGGGGCCTCGGCTTGATGATCCTGGGCTACTCGCTCCTGGAAGGCATCGGGTCGGCGTTGCTGATCCCGCCCATCTACATCCTGATCACGGTGTCGTTCGACGACATCGGGACGCGAGCCCGAAACTTCGGCGTGGTCAGCGGCGCCGCCGGGCTCGGGGCCGCGGCCGGTCCGCTGATCGGCGGGCTGGTCACCAGCTTCGTCAGCTGGCGCGCGTCGTTCCTGCTCCAGGCGCTGGTGGTGTTGTCGATCGTCGTTCTCGCCCGCCACCTCGCCGATCCGCCCAGGCCCGAGCCGCCGCCGCGGTTCGACCTGCTCGGCGCCGTGCTGTCCGCGGCCGGTCTCTTCCTCGTCGTGTTCGGGATCCTGCGCACCGGCACCTACGGCTGGTTCGTCGCTCGGACGGACTTCACGGTCGCCGGCACCGTGATCATCCCGGCCGGTGGCCCGTCGCCGGTGTGGATCTACATCGGGATCGGTGTCGCGGTGCTCGCGCTGCTGGTCGCGCACCTGCGCGCGCGGGAGCGAGCGGGACGCGACCCGCTGTTCTCCGTCACGCTGTTCCGCGACCGCACCACCTGCCTCGGCCTGACGACCCAGCATCTGCAGTGGCTGGTGCTGCAGGGCTCGTTCTTCGTGATCTCCGTCTTCCTGCAGCAGGTCCGCGGCTTCGACGCCATCGGGACCGGCCTGATGCTGCTGCCCGCGACGGTGGGCATCCTGCTGTCCTCCGCGGCGGCGGAACGGCTGGCCCGTCGCCACTCCCAGCGGCGGCTGGTCCGTGGTGGCTTCGTGACCACGATCGCCGGCATGGCGCTGCTGCTCGCGTTGGTCAGGGACGACTCGGGCGTGCTCACCTTCGTGCCCGGCCTGTTCCTGACCGGCGCGGGCATCGGGATCATGCTGACCGCGTCCGTGAACGTGGTGCAGTCCAACTCCCCGGCCGAACTGCAGGGCGACATCTCGGGTCTGTCGCGCAGCGTGTCCAATCTCGGTTCGTCGATGGGCACCGCGCTCGCCGGCTCGGTCCTCGTGGGCGCGGCGCATCCGGGTGGCGGCCCGTTCGCGCTCGCGCTGGGCGTTCTCGGCGTCGTCGCGGTCGTCGGCCTCGTGGCCGCGATCCTGCTGCCCCGCCCGGCCGCTCGGGACTGA
- a CDS encoding sensor histidine kinase — translation MDLSRLRLNELVAELSTQVAELATAKSQVQGLLDAVMAVSAGLDLDATLRRIVEAAAQLVDAEYGALGVLGPDGRLANFLTIGIDDVTRARMGPLPTGHGLLGTVIADPRPLRLTDIASHPASVGFPGHHPQMRSFLGVPVRVRDTVFGNLYLTDKRGGGRFSADDEVMVQALAAAAGIAVDNARSFDQARQRQRWLEALTELTTDLLSGMELDEALGLVARRALDLTGADAALVLLTPKGHRDRRVVQAVVGDIDGAVLGRVISSGDQLIGDVVSSGAPLIETDLCRNRGESALADALASYRHSMVVTMRSGEHITGVLLVLRGKQRPTFLDEQLPLLAFFGSQVSLALELAVKQQMRRELDVVSDRDRIGQELHEHVIQRLFAVGLRMQGALPAVRGSGVGRICESVREIDQVIADIRSSVYDLQGRAETQPLRGRLLDVVVHATEDTELTPTTQMHGSVDSAVSGAVGEHAVVVLTEAMSNVVRHSHARSVRVRVTAAEEFDMEIADDGVGVASDVDGRGLRDMAARARSVGGRFSICALPDGGTRLRWRVPLAGG, via the coding sequence GTGGACCTTTCGCGCCTGCGTCTCAACGAGCTCGTCGCCGAACTCTCCACCCAGGTCGCGGAGCTGGCGACCGCCAAGAGCCAGGTGCAGGGCCTGCTGGACGCCGTGATGGCGGTGTCGGCCGGCCTCGACCTGGACGCGACCCTGCGCCGGATCGTGGAGGCGGCGGCGCAGCTCGTCGACGCCGAGTACGGCGCGCTGGGCGTGCTCGGCCCGGACGGCAGGCTGGCCAACTTCCTCACCATCGGCATCGACGACGTCACCCGCGCGAGGATGGGGCCGCTGCCGACCGGGCACGGCCTGCTCGGCACGGTCATCGCCGATCCGAGGCCGTTGCGGCTGACCGACATCGCCTCACATCCGGCGTCCGTGGGCTTTCCCGGACACCATCCCCAGATGCGGAGCTTCCTGGGCGTGCCGGTGCGCGTCCGGGACACCGTCTTCGGGAACCTGTACCTGACCGACAAACGCGGCGGTGGCCGGTTCAGTGCGGACGACGAGGTCATGGTGCAGGCGCTCGCGGCCGCCGCCGGCATCGCCGTGGACAACGCCCGGTCCTTCGACCAGGCCCGGCAGCGGCAGCGCTGGCTGGAGGCGCTCACCGAGCTGACCACCGACCTGCTCTCGGGCATGGAGCTGGACGAGGCGCTGGGCCTGGTCGCCCGCCGCGCGCTCGACCTGACCGGCGCGGACGCGGCGCTGGTGCTGCTGACGCCGAAGGGCCACCGCGACCGCCGGGTGGTGCAGGCGGTGGTCGGCGACATCGACGGCGCCGTGCTCGGCCGGGTGATCTCGAGCGGCGACCAGCTGATCGGCGACGTGGTCAGCAGCGGCGCCCCGCTGATCGAGACGGATCTGTGCCGGAACCGCGGCGAGAGCGCGCTGGCCGACGCGCTGGCCTCCTACCGGCACTCGATGGTGGTCACGATGCGGTCCGGCGAGCACATCACGGGCGTGCTGCTGGTGCTGCGGGGCAAGCAGCGGCCGACATTCCTGGACGAGCAGCTGCCGCTGCTCGCGTTCTTCGGCAGTCAGGTGTCGCTGGCCCTCGAACTCGCGGTCAAGCAGCAGATGCGGCGCGAGCTCGACGTCGTGTCCGACCGCGACCGGATCGGCCAGGAGCTGCACGAGCACGTGATTCAGCGACTGTTCGCGGTCGGCCTGCGGATGCAGGGCGCGCTGCCGGCCGTCCGGGGCTCGGGTGTCGGGCGGATCTGCGAGTCGGTCCGGGAGATCGACCAGGTGATCGCCGACATCCGCAGCTCCGTCTACGACCTGCAGGGCAGGGCGGAGACGCAGCCGTTGCGCGGGCGGCTGCTGGACGTCGTCGTGCACGCGACCGAGGACACCGAGCTGACCCCGACCACCCAGATGCACGGGTCGGTGGACTCCGCGGTGTCCGGTGCGGTCGGTGAGCACGCGGTCGTCGTGCTGACCGAGGCGATGTCGAACGTGGTCCGGCACAGCCACGCGCGCTCGGTGCGGGTCCGCGTGACCGCCGCCGAGGAGTTCGACATGGAGATCGCCGATGACGGCGTCGGCGTCGCGAGCGACGTCGACGGGCGGGGACTGCGTGACATGGCCGCGCGGGCCCGGTCCGTCGGCGGCCGGTTCAGCATCTGCGCGCTGCCCGACGGCGGCACGCGCCTGCGCTGGCGGGTGCCGCTCGCCGGAGGGTGA
- a CDS encoding universal stress protein, with product MTNTVTVGVDGSEPSMNAVRWAAEEAHRRHAVLRVVHGHSITTPWLPAAFLSKARIAARYCLREGVKRALDTRPALEVEPVLELEPGVDLLADESEKAALVVVGAHGRGGFAELVVGSTVVALIARARCPVIVVRGKETAGGPIVVGVDGSPASEAALAFAYDMASRRNADLEAVHVCGDAVSVWAGSAPIPDVARETVAADERVTLSERLAGWRERYPDTTVRQVVHENRPAQRLLHQADGAQLLVVGSSGRGRPADALLGSVSHALLHHAPCPVAVVRPE from the coding sequence ATGACGAACACCGTCACCGTAGGCGTCGACGGTTCCGAGCCGTCGATGAACGCCGTCCGCTGGGCGGCCGAGGAGGCTCATCGCCGGCACGCCGTGCTGCGAGTCGTCCACGGGCACTCGATCACCACGCCGTGGCTGCCCGCCGCGTTCCTGAGCAAGGCGCGGATCGCGGCGCGGTATTGCCTGCGTGAGGGCGTGAAGCGCGCGCTCGACACGCGTCCGGCGCTCGAGGTCGAGCCGGTGCTGGAGCTCGAGCCCGGCGTCGACCTGCTGGCCGACGAGTCCGAGAAGGCCGCGCTGGTCGTGGTCGGGGCCCACGGCCGTGGCGGCTTCGCCGAGCTGGTCGTGGGGTCCACGGTCGTGGCACTGATCGCCCGTGCGCGCTGCCCGGTGATTGTCGTGCGCGGCAAGGAAACCGCGGGCGGGCCGATCGTCGTCGGGGTGGACGGATCGCCCGCGAGCGAGGCGGCCCTGGCGTTCGCGTACGACATGGCCTCACGGCGCAACGCCGATCTGGAGGCCGTGCACGTGTGCGGCGACGCGGTCTCGGTGTGGGCCGGTTCGGCGCCGATCCCGGACGTGGCCCGGGAAACGGTCGCCGCCGACGAGCGCGTCACGTTGTCCGAACGTCTTGCCGGCTGGCGTGAGCGCTATCCCGACACGACTGTTCGTCAGGTCGTGCACGAGAACCGGCCGGCGCAACGGCTGCTGCACCAGGCCGACGGTGCGCAGCTACTCGTGGTGGGTTCGTCGGGGCGGGGCAGGCCGGCGGACGCGTTGCTCGGATCCGTCAGCCACGCCCTGCTGCACCACGCGCCGTGCCCGGTCGCCGTCGTGAGGCCGGAGTGA
- a CDS encoding alpha-amylase family glycosyl hydrolase has protein sequence MSEDTMSDTERDRPGGGVACADHDGGATSGWPEQPVIYEVNTAVWLDAVSRAVGRRTTLADVSDDDWDAVTPTGVDAVWLMGVWRRSPAGLALANADPMVRRTFRAALPDLRPTDVFGSPYCVRQYVVDDAFGGPDALAVARKALAERGVRLILDYVPNHVAPDHPWVTERPELFIRGEPRDLWADATAWLDLSGHVLARGRDPHFPAWTDVVQLDAFSPALRTATAATLSEIADQCDGIRCDMAMLVTNTVFAATWGDRVGPEPAGEFWPEVIGRLRERHPETVLLAEAYWDLEPSLQQQGFSFCYDKRLHDHIVEQDPAAIREHLRAGRNHQSRLVRYLEDHDEPRIAGQLDPAAEVAAAVAIATLPGATLWHEGQFEGRKVRPSVFVSRRPDEPPDRGLAAWHARLLATVANHRVRRGAWQLLEPAGWPDNQSCRNLMAWCWLPADGETRHLVVINFSAQPAQARIPLGWPDLPGRRWRLTNLLGDDVFGRDGDDLAGSGLYVCLGPWQAHLLSVESFDEDRGLLMR, from the coding sequence ATGTCCGAGGACACCATGTCCGACACGGAGCGCGATCGCCCCGGCGGCGGAGTCGCCTGCGCCGATCACGACGGTGGCGCGACCAGTGGGTGGCCCGAGCAGCCCGTGATCTACGAAGTCAACACGGCGGTGTGGCTGGACGCCGTCTCCCGCGCCGTCGGCCGCCGCACGACGCTGGCCGACGTGTCGGACGACGACTGGGACGCGGTCACGCCGACCGGGGTCGACGCGGTCTGGCTGATGGGCGTGTGGCGGCGCAGCCCGGCCGGTCTCGCCCTGGCCAACGCGGATCCCATGGTGCGTAGGACGTTTCGCGCGGCCCTGCCGGACCTGCGCCCCACGGACGTGTTCGGCTCGCCGTACTGCGTGCGGCAGTACGTGGTCGACGACGCGTTCGGCGGGCCCGACGCGCTGGCTGTCGCCCGGAAGGCGCTGGCCGAGCGTGGTGTCCGCCTGATCCTGGACTACGTGCCCAACCACGTCGCCCCCGACCATCCGTGGGTGACCGAGAGGCCGGAGCTGTTCATCCGCGGCGAGCCGCGCGACCTGTGGGCGGACGCGACGGCATGGCTGGATCTGTCCGGGCACGTCCTGGCCCGGGGGCGGGACCCGCACTTCCCGGCGTGGACCGACGTCGTGCAGCTCGACGCGTTCTCCCCCGCGCTGCGGACGGCGACCGCGGCCACCCTCTCCGAGATCGCCGACCAGTGCGACGGGATCCGCTGCGACATGGCCATGCTCGTGACGAACACGGTGTTCGCGGCGACCTGGGGCGATCGGGTCGGACCGGAACCGGCCGGGGAGTTCTGGCCGGAGGTCATCGGCCGGTTGCGCGAGCGGCACCCGGAGACGGTGCTACTCGCCGAGGCGTACTGGGACCTCGAACCGAGCCTGCAGCAGCAGGGCTTCTCGTTCTGCTACGACAAGCGGCTGCACGACCACATCGTCGAGCAGGACCCGGCGGCCATCCGCGAGCACCTGCGCGCCGGCCGGAACCACCAGTCGCGGCTGGTGCGGTACCTGGAGGACCACGACGAGCCCAGGATCGCCGGCCAGCTGGATCCGGCCGCCGAGGTCGCCGCGGCTGTCGCCATCGCCACCCTGCCGGGCGCGACCCTGTGGCACGAAGGGCAGTTCGAGGGCCGCAAGGTCCGCCCGTCGGTGTTCGTGTCGCGGCGCCCCGACGAACCGCCGGACCGCGGCCTCGCCGCGTGGCACGCCCGCCTGCTCGCCACCGTCGCCAACCACCGCGTCCGCCGGGGCGCCTGGCAGCTGTTGGAACCGGCCGGCTGGCCCGACAACCAGTCCTGCCGCAACCTCATGGCCTGGTGCTGGCTGCCCGCCGACGGCGAGACCCGGCACCTGGTCGTGATCAATTTCTCGGCGCAGCCGGCGCAGGCCCGGATCCCGCTGGGCTGGCCCGACCTGCCCGGTCGCCGCTGGCGTCTCACGAACCTGCTCGGCGACGACGTGTTCGGGCGGGACGGCGACGACCTGGCCGGTTCCGGCCTGTACGTCTGCCTGGGCCCCTGGCAGGCGCACCTGCTGTCGGTCGAGTCGTTCGACGAGGACCGAGGACTGCTCATGCGGTAG
- a CDS encoding APC family permease: protein MTPVSQGALARRLGTGDAVVIGLGSMIGAGVFAAFGPAARAGGAGLLVGLAVAAVIAYCNATASAQLAAAYPVSGGTYIYGRERLGEWWGFTAGWGFVVGKTASCAAMALTFASYAVPGPWWAQRAVAVAAVLGLAALNYRGVTKTALLTRILVGASLTALAVVVVGIAVGGHANPANLGGVDAGGVYGILQAAGLLFFAFAGYARIATMGEEVRDPQRTIPRAIPIALFITVAVYLVVGVAALLAAGPDKLAASTAPLSTAVQSAGLDPVVRVGAALASLGALLALIAGIGRTSLAMARHGDLPRWLAAVHPRFQVPHHAETALAVVVGVVVATVDLRGVIGFSSFGVLIYYAIANAAAFTQPAAQRRWPRWLNVLGGAGCVVLVATLPWPSVLAGAVMFAVGLAGRAVSRSLRAPSERR, encoded by the coding sequence ATGACGCCCGTGAGCCAGGGGGCATTGGCGCGGCGACTGGGCACGGGCGACGCGGTGGTCATCGGGCTGGGTTCGATGATCGGCGCCGGCGTGTTCGCGGCGTTCGGACCGGCGGCCCGGGCCGGCGGCGCCGGGCTGCTGGTCGGCCTGGCCGTCGCGGCGGTCATCGCCTACTGCAACGCGACCGCGTCGGCGCAGCTGGCGGCGGCCTACCCGGTGTCCGGTGGCACCTACATCTACGGGCGGGAGCGGCTCGGGGAGTGGTGGGGGTTCACCGCCGGCTGGGGATTCGTGGTCGGCAAGACCGCCTCCTGCGCGGCCATGGCCCTCACCTTCGCCTCCTACGCCGTGCCCGGCCCCTGGTGGGCGCAGCGGGCCGTGGCGGTGGCCGCGGTGCTCGGCCTGGCCGCGCTCAACTACCGCGGCGTCACCAAAACCGCTCTCCTGACCCGCATCCTGGTCGGCGCCAGCCTGACCGCCCTGGCGGTGGTCGTGGTCGGGATCGCCGTGGGCGGGCACGCGAATCCGGCGAATCTCGGCGGCGTGGACGCCGGCGGTGTCTACGGCATTCTCCAGGCCGCCGGGCTGCTGTTCTTCGCCTTCGCCGGCTACGCCCGCATCGCCACCATGGGCGAGGAGGTCCGCGACCCGCAACGCACGATTCCGCGCGCCATCCCGATCGCCTTGTTCATCACGGTCGCCGTCTACCTGGTGGTGGGTGTGGCGGCCCTGCTCGCCGCCGGCCCGGACAAGCTCGCCGCCTCTACGGCGCCGCTGAGCACTGCCGTCCAGTCGGCCGGACTCGATCCCGTCGTGCGGGTCGGGGCCGCGCTGGCGTCGCTCGGGGCGCTGCTGGCGCTGATCGCCGGCATCGGCCGTACCAGCCTGGCCATGGCCCGCCACGGGGACCTGCCCCGGTGGCTGGCCGCCGTCCATCCCCGGTTCCAGGTCCCGCACCACGCGGAGACGGCGCTCGCGGTGGTGGTCGGCGTCGTGGTGGCCACCGTCGACCTGCGCGGGGTGATCGGTTTCTCGTCCTTCGGCGTGCTGATCTACTACGCCATCGCCAACGCCGCGGCGTTCACCCAGCCGGCGGCCCAGCGCCGGTGGCCGCGCTGGCTCAACGTGCTCGGCGGCGCCGGCTGCGTGGTTCTGGTGGCCACCCTGCCCTGGCCCTCGGTGCTGGCCGGGGCGGTGATGTTCGCCGTCGGACTGGCGGGCCGGGCGGTCAGCCGTTCACTGCGGGCCCCGAGCGAACGCCGGTGA
- a CDS encoding universal stress protein, protein MTLPITVGIDGSSSAERALGWAAAEAVLRHTPLDIVHVNPPITVPPEIPAATAMSAAIATQSRRWLNDAVDIVEAVAPEVPVTAELIEDQVLDALTRRSSHAQLLVLGSRGIGGFAQLLVGSVAIALAAHARCPVAVVRGAVPGPTAPIVVGIDGSPTSDAALAFAVDEASLRSAPLVAYHAWRDTVHEPGGQHQPFVLDWNAIRDAEEKVLAQRLGGWQDRYPDVEIRHVVERDRPAQGLLRQSARAQLVVVGSRGRGGLTGMLLGSTSHALIHHGACPVVVAR, encoded by the coding sequence ATGACTCTGCCCATCACCGTCGGCATCGACGGGTCGAGCTCCGCCGAACGTGCCCTGGGCTGGGCCGCCGCCGAGGCCGTACTCCGCCACACTCCCCTCGACATCGTCCACGTCAACCCGCCCATCACCGTGCCGCCCGAGATTCCCGCCGCCACCGCCATGAGCGCCGCGATCGCCACCCAGAGCCGCAGGTGGCTCAACGACGCCGTGGACATCGTCGAGGCCGTCGCCCCCGAGGTCCCCGTCACCGCCGAGCTGATCGAAGACCAGGTGCTCGACGCGCTCACCAGGCGGTCGTCCCACGCTCAGCTGCTCGTGCTCGGGTCCCGTGGCATCGGCGGCTTCGCCCAACTGCTGGTCGGCTCCGTCGCCATCGCCCTCGCCGCCCACGCCCGGTGTCCGGTCGCCGTCGTGCGTGGCGCCGTGCCCGGACCGACCGCCCCGATTGTCGTCGGCATCGACGGCTCCCCCACCAGCGACGCCGCCCTCGCGTTCGCCGTGGACGAGGCGTCCCTCCGGTCGGCGCCGCTGGTCGCTTACCACGCCTGGCGTGACACCGTCCACGAGCCGGGCGGGCAGCACCAGCCGTTCGTGCTGGACTGGAACGCCATCCGCGACGCCGAGGAGAAGGTGCTCGCCCAGCGTCTCGGCGGCTGGCAGGACCGCTACCCCGATGTCGAGATCCGCCACGTCGTCGAGCGCGACCGCCCGGCCCAGGGCCTGCTCCGCCAGTCCGCCCGCGCTCAGCTCGTCGTCGTCGGCTCCCGCGGCCGCGGCGGCCTCACCGGCATGCTCCTCGGCTCCACCAGCCATGCCCTCATCCACCACGGCGCGTGCCCGGTCGTCGTGGCGCGCTGA
- a CDS encoding universal stress protein: MTTAAIVVGIDGSDSARHAVVWAAREAARRKIRLVIAHVAPDLPAVVAQARAWLDDAGAAAGHAAPTVTTSAELLCGPVVETLAAVSTWADTLVLGTRGLGGFAGLLVGSTAIGVTTRASCPVVVVRTPGPRAPLPTSGPIVVGVDGGTAEEAIEWAFTEAALHDTLLIAVHTWTEGRFGHGWDAVPYAVDFQALDDSMRVMLSDRMAHWREKFPGVPLELVTALDSPAHALVEQSKQARLVVVGTRGHGPFAGALLGSTSHALLHHSACPVAVVRTTS, encoded by the coding sequence ATGACCACGGCGGCGATTGTCGTCGGCATCGACGGCTCGGACTCCGCCCGCCACGCCGTCGTGTGGGCGGCCCGGGAAGCGGCGCGCCGGAAGATCAGGCTCGTGATCGCCCATGTCGCGCCGGACCTGCCCGCGGTGGTGGCGCAGGCCCGCGCCTGGCTCGACGACGCCGGGGCGGCCGCCGGCCACGCTGCTCCGACAGTCACGACATCGGCCGAACTGCTGTGCGGGCCCGTGGTGGAAACCTTGGCGGCGGTGTCCACCTGGGCCGACACGCTGGTGCTCGGCACGCGAGGGCTGGGCGGGTTCGCCGGCCTGCTCGTCGGGTCCACCGCCATCGGCGTCACCACGCGGGCCTCCTGCCCCGTTGTCGTCGTCCGGACGCCGGGGCCGCGGGCGCCGCTGCCCACCTCGGGGCCGATCGTCGTCGGCGTCGACGGGGGCACCGCCGAGGAAGCGATCGAGTGGGCGTTCACCGAGGCCGCGCTGCACGACACGCTCCTGATCGCGGTGCACACGTGGACCGAGGGCAGGTTCGGCCACGGCTGGGACGCCGTGCCGTACGCCGTCGACTTCCAGGCGCTCGACGACTCGATGCGCGTCATGCTGTCCGACCGCATGGCGCACTGGCGGGAGAAGTTCCCGGGCGTCCCGCTCGAACTCGTCACCGCGCTCGACAGCCCCGCGCACGCGCTCGTCGAACAGTCCAAGCAGGCGCGGCTCGTGGTCGTCGGCACTCGCGGCCATGGTCCGTTCGCCGGGGCACTGCTCGGTTCCACGAGTCATGCGCTGCTGCACCACTCCGCGTGCCCGGTCGCCGTGGTGCGCACCACGTCGTGA
- a CDS encoding Rv1733c family protein produces the protein MGTYVRQVSLLGMARRIGLGRNSLRRPVDRVEGLSVVLVWLAGMVIALAGIVFGLTVAQSDLVTSGQQMARSHPTNAVRLDNSLPGPGSTGTRMSVQVRYTDQASVVRTGWTEQTVGLTDGASVRVWLDDEGSIVPPPMTPDDAVVNGVVAGSCGAVGAEGLVLAAYLFARWRMDHRKFAAIDLEWAQLSAR, from the coding sequence ATGGGCACGTACGTGCGGCAGGTTTCGTTGCTGGGAATGGCTCGCCGGATCGGGTTGGGCCGCAACTCGCTGCGCCGGCCCGTCGACCGCGTCGAGGGGCTGTCGGTCGTGTTGGTGTGGCTGGCCGGCATGGTGATCGCGTTGGCCGGAATCGTGTTCGGACTGACGGTGGCGCAGTCCGATCTCGTGACGTCGGGGCAGCAGATGGCGCGCTCGCATCCCACGAACGCGGTGCGGCTCGACAACTCGCTGCCGGGACCCGGCAGCACCGGGACCAGGATGTCGGTGCAGGTGCGCTACACCGACCAGGCGAGCGTCGTCCGTACCGGGTGGACGGAGCAGACGGTCGGCCTGACCGACGGCGCCAGCGTGCGGGTGTGGCTGGACGACGAGGGTTCGATCGTCCCGCCGCCGATGACCCCGGACGACGCCGTCGTCAACGGCGTCGTCGCGGGTTCGTGCGGCGCCGTCGGCGCCGAGGGCCTGGTGCTCGCGGCCTACCTGTTCGCCCGCTGGCGCATGGACCACAGGAAGTTCGCCGCCATCGATCTCGAATGGGCCCAGCTGTCGGCCCGGTGA